The following coding sequences are from one Capsicum annuum cultivar UCD-10X-F1 chromosome 3, UCD10Xv1.1, whole genome shotgun sequence window:
- the LOC107862785 gene encoding GEM-like protein 4 — MKEHQNNFHEDHNVNYSGSSLAMSSSFGTTPERHSSFSQDSESGSPLHSPSSSDYSPRIITPSQDDSAVIIQKKKLGKKAKSYAYRIREHVKLGPNFSETVKGKLKIVKEGGRRNIFKHMFNVNEGEKLLKASQCYLYTTAGPIAGILFISTHKIAFCSERPIAVPFPSGGILRTPYKVVIPVTKIKRAHASVNENKPSQKYIEIITEDNFEFWFMGFVRYEKAFLNLQKAISMSN, encoded by the exons ATGAAGGAACATCAAAACAATTTTCATGAAGATCATAATGTAAATTATTCTGGTAGTTCTTTAGCTATGAGCTCTTCTTTTGGTACAACACCAGAAAGGCATTCTTCTTTTTCTCAAGATTCTGAGTCAGGCAGCCCTCTTCATAGCCCATCTTCTTCTGATTATTCACCAAGAATAATCACTCCAA GTCAAGATGATTCAGCTGTAATTATTCAGAAGAAGAAACTGGGAAAGAaggcaaaaagttatgcctatagAATTCGTGAGCATG TAAAACTGGGGCCGAATTTTTCAGAGACGGTGAAAGGGAAATTGAAGATAGTGAAAGAAGGAGGGAGAAGAAATATATTCAAGCATATGTTTAATGTAAATGAAGGAGAGAAACTTCTCAAGGCATCACAATGCTATTTGTACACAACGGCAGGTCCAATTGCTGGGATTCTATTCATATCTACACATAAAATTGCTTTCTGCAGTGAAAGACCCATTGCTGTTCCATTCCCATCTGGTGGAATTCTTAGAACACCTTACAAG GTGGTTATTCCAGTGACGAAGATTAAAAGAGCTCATGCGAGTGTGAATGAGAACAAACCATCTCAAAAATACATTGAGATAATAACTGAagataattttgagttttggtttATGGGTTTTGTACGATATGAAAAAGCTTTTCTGAATTTACAGAAAGCTATTTCCAtgtccaattaa
- the LOC107862784 gene encoding kunitz trypsin inhibitor 5-like produces MEAFNVTQFLVSFLLLFARSTTSSLLVKAQGDSEPVLDDSGNPILRGVNYVILPVGGGNGGGLHVTNAWKETSPRYVGPHTDESALGSSVQFSPAVNRKDNTIKLSTDMNVKFTSISLSGSSTVWRVNRNADQQTMFVTVGGVEGNPGHETFDNWFKIDKYEDAYKFSYCPAVCSYCQTICGDVGILTESDGGRKLLFISRGIYPLKVKFHKVY; encoded by the coding sequence ATGGAAGCTTTTAATGTTACGCAATTCCTGgtatcttttcttcttctttttgcaCGATCAACAACTTCCTCTTTACTCGTAAAAGCTCAAGGTGATTCTGAACCTGTACTCGACGATTCCGGTAACCCTATCCTTAGAGGAGTGAATTATGTAATCCTTCCAGTTGGTGGTGGCAATGGTGGTGGTCTTCACGTTACAAACGCCTGGAAGGAGACCTCACCACGATACGTAGGCCCACACACCGATGAGTCTGCACTGGGCAGTAGCGTTCAGTTTTCACCAGCAGTGAACCGAAAAGACAATACTATCAAATTAtcgactgatatgaacgtaaaaTTTACGTCTATATCATTGTCTGGATCGTCCACAGTATGGAGAGTTAATCGAAACGCAGATCAGCAAACTATGTTTGTGACTGTTGGTGGAGTTGAAGGAAATCCTGGACATGAAACTTTTGATAATTGGTTTAAGATTGACAAGTACGAGGATGCCTACAAATTTAGCTATTGTCCTGCAGTCTGCAGTTATTGCCAAACAATTTGTGGAGACGTTGGAATACTTACTGAAAGTGATGGGGGCAGAAAGCTTTTGTTTATTAGTAGAGGTATTTATCCTCTCAAAGTTAAATTTCATAAGGTTTATTAG
- the LOC107862782 gene encoding uncharacterized protein LOC107862782, producing MPDKRPVINRLSYVDDIVIFTSENSKSMKMITKLIHRYRDRRPQECLCCIEYQSKPVRSFLNDWWNNIRRNAIQRIAIQVVQIVYVCKYGGLDVHADMAPKKSSILGRRNGFKFDPDKFF from the exons ATGCCTGATAAAAGACCAGTCATCAATCGTCTCTCATATGTCGATGATATCGTCATCTTCACTAGTGAAAATAGCAAATCCATGAAAATGATCACGAAGCTGATACACAG GTATAGAGATCGAAGGCCACAAGAATGTCTATGCT GTATCGAATATCAAAGCAAACCGGTAAGAAGCTTCTTAAATGATTGGTGGAATAATATCAGAAGAAATGCAATTCAGAGAATAGCGATTCAGGTGGTGCAAATTGTATATGTTTGCAAATATGGAGGACTAGATGTTCATGCAGATATGGCACCCAAAAAAAGTTCTATATTAGGGAGAAGAAACGGATTCAAGTTCGATCCCgacaaatttttttga
- the LOC107862781 gene encoding kunitz trypsin inhibitor 5 — protein sequence MEVFNVRQFMVPFLLLVALSATSFFLVNAQGDSEPVLDDAGNPVLRGVNYVILPVGGGNGGGLRVTSAWNETSPRYIGPNADESALGSSVQFSPAVDPKDNTIKISTDINVKFTSISLYKSSTVWRVYRNVDQQTKTLFVTVGGIEGNPGRETFDNWFKIDKYEDAYKFSYCPAVCSNCGNICGDVGILTEGDGGRKLLFISGGIHPLKVKFHKV from the coding sequence ATGGAAGTCTTTAATGTTAGACAATTCATGGTACCTTTCCTTCTTCTTGTTGCATTATCAGCAACGTCCTTTTTCCTCGTAAATGCTCAAGGTGATTCTGAACCTGTACTCGACGATGCTGGGAACCCAGTCCTTAGAGGAGTGAATTATGTAATCCTTCCGGTGGGTGGTGGCAATGGTGGTGGTCTTCGCGTTACAAGCGCTTGGAACGAGACCTCACCACGATACATAGGCCCAAACGCCGATGAATCAGCACTGGGCAGTAGCGTTCAGTTTTCGCCAGCAGTGGACCCTAAAGACAATACTATCAAAATATCGACTGATATAAACGTAAAATTTACGTCTATATCATTGTATAAATCGTCCACAGTATGGAGAGTTTACCGAAACGTAGATCAGCAAACAAAAACTTTGTTTGTGACTGTTGGTGGAATTGAAGGAAATCCTGGGCGTGAAACTTTTGATAATTGGTTTAAGATTGACAAGTACGAGGATGCTTACAAATTTAGCTATTGTCCTGCAGTTTGTAGTAATTGCGGAAACATTTGTGGAGACGTTGGAATACTTACTGAAGGTGATGGGGGGAGAAAGCTTTTGTTTATTAGTGGAGGTATTCATCCTCTCAAGGTTAAATTTCATAAGGTTTAG
- the LOC107862780 gene encoding kunitz trypsin inhibitor 5 — MEVLNVRQFIVPFLLVVALSTTSSLLVNAQSDSEPVLDDAGNPVLRGVNYVILPVGGGNGGGLQVTSPLYIGPNADESALGSSVQFSPAVDPKDNTIKISTDINVKFTSISLSGSSTVWRVNRNKDQQTMFVTVGGVEGNPGRETFDNWFKIDKYEDAYKFSYCPAVCSYCRTICGDVGILTESDGGRKLLFISGGILPLKVKFHKV, encoded by the coding sequence ATGGAAGTTCTTAATGTTAGGCAATTCATAGTAccttttcttcttgttgttgcaTTATCAACAACGTCCTCTTTACTGGTAAATGCTCAAAGTGATTCTGAACCTGTACTCGATGATGCTGGCAACCCTGTCCTCAGAGGTGTGAATTATGTAATTCTTCCAGTGGGTGGTGGCAATGGTGGTGGTCTTCAGGTTACCTCACCACTATACATAGGCCCAAACGCCGATGAATCAGCACTGGGCAGTAGCGTTCAGTTTTCACCAGCAGTGGACCCAAAAGACAATACTATCAAAATATCCACCGatataaatgtaaaatttacGTCTATATCATTGTCTGGATCGTCCACAGTATGGAGAGTTAACCGAAACAAAGATCAGCAAACTATGTTTGTGACTGTTGGTGGAGTTGAAGGAAATCCTGGACGTGAAACTTTTGATAATTGGTTTAAGATTGACAAGTACGAGGATGCCTACAAATTTAGCTATTGTCCTGCAGTTTGTAGCTATTGCAGAACAATTTGTGGAGACGTTGGAATACTTACTGAAAGTGATGGGGGGAGAAAGCTTTTGTTTATTAGTGGAGGTATTCTTCCTCTCAAAGTTAAGTTTCATAAGGTTTAG